ACCGAGGGTCGTGTCGGCGTTGGCTGGATCACCCGGCTGGAACGATGCCATCTGCTTCGTGAAAGCCTCCAGAAAGGCCGCGCTACGCTCCTGGCCGACAACGATGATGCGCTTGGAGCCGACACAGACCTGGCCGCAGTTGAGCATGCGTCCAACTGTTGCACTGCTGACCGCCCAATCGAGCGGCGCATCTTCAAGGACGATTAACGGGTCGCTACCGCCGAGTTCAAGCACCACCTTCTTTAGATTGCGGCCGGCACGTTGCGCAACCGACGCGCCGGCGCGTTCGCTGCCCGTCAAGGTGACGCCGCGCACACGAGGATCGTCGATGATCCGCCCCACCTGGTCGATTGTCGCGAAGATGTTCGTGTAGACGCCCTTCGGTGCGCCAGCCTCTTCCAACAACCGGGCGAACGCAAGGGCCGATTGCGGCACACTTTCAGCGTGCTTCAACAGCAGGACGTTGCCCGCCATCAACTGGGGGCCCGCAACGCGCGCGACTTGATAATACGGGAAGTTCCAAGGCTCAATTCCGAGCAACACGCCGATGGGATCGATACGAATCTCCGCGCTCGGCACGTCCGGGACAGGCTTCGGCCTCAGATACCCCTCGGCGCGGCTCGCATAGTATTCGAGGATTCTTGCGGAAAGCATGACCTCGTCCTGTGCTTCCATGATGCGCTTGCCCATCTCCAGCGTGATGATTTGCGCATATCCATCGGCTTTTTCACGCAGGATCGACGCCGCTTTGGAGATTATGCGCGCGCGCTCAGCCACCGGACGCTTACGCCAGTCCTTTTCGAAGGCATTGTGTGCGATGGCCAAGACCCCTT
This window of the Candidatus Binataceae bacterium genome carries:
- a CDS encoding aldehyde dehydrogenase family protein; this translates as MNLKVKPFETESALSVMSYQTLNPATGALVKTFAPIDDRDLEGVLAIAHNAFEKDWRKRPVAERARIISKAASILREKADGYAQIITLEMGKRIMEAQDEVMLSARILEYYASRAEGYLRPKPVPDVPSAEIRIDPIGVLLGIEPWNFPYYQVARVAGPQLMAGNVLLLKHAESVPQSALAFARLLEEAGAPKGVYTNIFATIDQVGRIIDDPRVRGVTLTGSERAGASVAQRAGRNLKKVVLELGGSDPLIVLEDAPLDWAVSSATVGRMLNCGQVCVGSKRIIVVGQERSAAFLEAFTKQMASFQPGDPANADTTLGPLSSERALNVLLDQIERAKAGGATVVVGGRRIDRPGFYLEPTILTGITEDNPIYREELFGPVAAFYSVKDEAEAVRVANG